Proteins from a genomic interval of Clostridium sp. AN503:
- a CDS encoding ABC transporter ATP-binding protein, giving the protein MSEKVILQVENIWKVYPNGIVANKNINFEVHEGEIHALIGENGAGKSTLMKILFGIETPEEGHIFLNGKEVKIENSKKAISLGIGMVHQHFMLVDSLTIAENIVLGNEPTKCRIFMNTSEMLKQAGECAEKYNFNINVNDKIEDVSVGVKQKTEILKALVRGARILILDEPTAVLTPQETKELFVELNTLKKQGHTIIFISHKLNEIMEICDRVTIMRHGTTVDTCFIKDTNPQEISNKMVGREIVLHVDKEPAKRGDVFLEAEHLVYVNSIGKKALNDVSLKLRKGEILSVAGVEGNGQAELAAILTGMKKPVSGCVKVQGENIEKFEPAVLRRHHLTYIPEDRMTNGCASKLSILDNLFADKINQYLRNRIFLDKKKMKDQAEHLVEDFSILCRSTNHQVQMLSGGNIQKVVAARELTEEAQIIIAEQPTRGIDAGASELIRRKIVEYRDKGAAVLLISADLNEVLELSDSAIVMHNGRISAYFKETSTLTEEELGYYMLGVKHQTEEEVCAIL; this is encoded by the coding sequence ATGAGTGAGAAGGTAATCTTGCAGGTGGAAAATATTTGGAAGGTATATCCAAATGGGATTGTCGCAAATAAGAATATTAATTTTGAAGTGCATGAGGGGGAAATCCATGCACTGATTGGTGAAAATGGGGCAGGAAAATCGACCTTAATGAAAATTCTGTTTGGTATTGAAACACCAGAAGAAGGTCACATTTTTTTGAACGGAAAAGAAGTGAAAATAGAAAACTCCAAAAAAGCGATAAGCCTTGGCATTGGTATGGTACATCAGCATTTTATGCTGGTAGATTCACTGACAATTGCTGAAAATATAGTTCTGGGAAATGAACCGACAAAATGCAGGATATTTATGAATACAAGTGAGATGCTTAAACAGGCCGGGGAATGCGCAGAGAAATATAATTTTAATATCAACGTAAATGATAAGATAGAAGATGTCAGTGTTGGTGTGAAGCAAAAGACAGAGATTTTAAAAGCGCTGGTGCGCGGGGCCAGGATCCTGATACTTGACGAACCAACAGCGGTCCTCACACCTCAGGAGACAAAAGAGCTTTTTGTGGAGCTTAATACTCTGAAAAAACAGGGGCATACGATTATCTTTATTTCACATAAGTTAAATGAAATTATGGAAATTTGTGACCGGGTTACAATTATGCGTCATGGAACAACGGTGGATACGTGTTTTATCAAGGATACGAACCCACAGGAAATATCGAATAAAATGGTAGGAAGGGAAATCGTACTTCATGTGGACAAGGAGCCTGCGAAACGGGGCGATGTATTCCTGGAAGCAGAGCATCTGGTCTATGTCAACAGTATTGGGAAAAAGGCACTGAATGATGTCAGCCTGAAACTGCGAAAAGGAGAGATATTAAGTGTAGCCGGGGTGGAGGGGAATGGGCAGGCAGAGCTTGCAGCAATATTAACTGGGATGAAGAAGCCTGTCAGCGGCTGTGTCAAAGTTCAGGGAGAAAATATTGAAAAGTTTGAACCGGCAGTCTTGCGTCGCCATCATCTTACCTATATTCCGGAAGACCGCATGACCAATGGCTGTGCCTCGAAATTAAGCATATTGGATAATTTATTTGCAGATAAAATAAACCAGTATTTACGCAACCGGATTTTTCTGGATAAGAAAAAAATGAAGGACCAGGCTGAACATTTGGTTGAAGATTTCAGCATTTTATGCAGATCCACAAATCATCAGGTACAAATGCTTTCCGGGGGCAATATCCAGAAAGTGGTAGCTGCCCGTGAATTGACGGAGGAGGCACAAATCATTATTGCAGAGCAACCGACTCGTGGTATTGATGCAGGAGCCTCGGAACTGATTCGGCGTAAAATTGTAGAATACAGGGATAAAGGAGCAGCAGTTCTCCTGATATCCGCAGATTTGAATGAAGTGCTGGAATTGAGTGACAGCGCCATAGTTATGCATAACGGTAGAATCAGTGCTTATTTTAAGGAAACCAGCACGCTGACGGAGGAAGAGCTTGGTTATTACATGTTGGGTGTGAAGCATCAGACAGAGGAGGAGGTGTGTGCAATATTATGA
- a CDS encoding nucleoside hydrolase: MEKRIPIIIDCDPGHDDAMAILWALSSPRLELRAVTTVAGNQTIEKVTNNAIKVLTKARRLDIPVAMGAKQPLIRKLVVGGEVVHGSSGLEGPVLPECGFEPSEMTALELLIKTIEESDEMITLVPIGPLTNIATLFIVRPDLKKKIERLSIMGGGAYMGNWTPAAEYNIWADPEAAKVVFNSGLPIIMSGLDVTHKAYITREENERLRAQGNEISVFAAELIDYFSRYHYEVEGFPGCTMHDPTAIAVLLYPEIFTGVTCNVDVEVSGELTTGMTVVDTIGYKEKIFGEKVDKNTTVLFQVDRQKYVEYFFSAMKQLN, from the coding sequence ATGGAAAAAAGAATACCGATTATTATAGACTGTGATCCGGGACATGATGATGCGATGGCAATACTGTGGGCACTGTCATCTCCAAGGCTGGAACTGCGTGCGGTAACGACAGTGGCGGGAAACCAGACAATCGAAAAAGTAACAAATAATGCGATCAAGGTGCTGACAAAAGCTCGCAGACTGGATATTCCTGTAGCAATGGGGGCAAAACAGCCATTGATCAGGAAACTTGTGGTTGGTGGTGAAGTAGTGCACGGAAGTTCTGGTCTGGAAGGGCCGGTTCTTCCAGAGTGTGGTTTTGAACCGTCTGAAATGACTGCATTGGAGCTTCTTATAAAGACTATAGAGGAATCGGATGAAATGATTACACTGGTTCCAATCGGACCATTGACTAACATTGCCACGCTTTTCATTGTGAGACCAGATTTGAAAAAGAAAATAGAACGGCTTTCTATTATGGGCGGTGGTGCCTATATGGGAAATTGGACTCCGGCGGCAGAGTACAATATCTGGGCCGATCCGGAAGCGGCAAAAGTAGTGTTTAACAGTGGGCTGCCGATTATCATGTCGGGTTTGGATGTTACGCACAAGGCCTATATTACCAGAGAGGAAAACGAAAGGCTGAGGGCACAGGGAAATGAGATTTCTGTTTTTGCTGCGGAACTGATCGATTATTTTAGCCGTTATCATTATGAGGTAGAAGGATTTCCGGGATGTACGATGCATGATCCTACTGCAATTGCGGTGCTTCTGTATCCGGAGATATTCACTGGTGTTACCTGTAATGTGGATGTGGAGGTATCTGGTGAGTTGACTACCGGTATGACAGTAGTGGATACTATCGGATATAAAGAAAAAATATTTGGAGAGAAGGTCGATAAAAATACGACAGTTCTTTTTCAGGTGGACAGGCAGAAATATGTAGAATATTTCTTTTCAGCAATGAAGCAGCTGAATTAG
- the rbsK gene encoding ribokinase, with amino-acid sequence MRKKILIIGSLNVDIVIEMEHMPVIGETVLGTGLRYVPGGKGANQACAAARLGGDVKMLGCIGRDEFGEKQKKSLSDNGVDIRDLKVSSMFGTGTASIYVDKDGNNSIVVVPAANQECDIEYLQKNDMSIQECDYVILQMEIPYDSIRYAIKRAKELGKIVILNPAPAPECISDEMLKDVDYITPNETELMRLSGKTGIDMDGFIEGAHKLLLRGVKNVLVTLGEKGAMLVNKEKAFVYPTRKVVPVDTTAAGDCFNGAFAVALSEGKDLGKAVCFANAASSVAVTRSGAQTSLPEREEADEAFMTM; translated from the coding sequence GTGAGAAAAAAGATCTTGATAATAGGCAGCTTAAATGTTGATATTGTCATTGAGATGGAACATATGCCTGTTATCGGTGAAACTGTATTAGGTACAGGTCTTCGATATGTGCCGGGAGGAAAAGGAGCGAATCAGGCATGTGCCGCAGCCAGGCTTGGCGGCGACGTAAAAATGTTAGGTTGTATAGGCCGGGATGAGTTTGGAGAAAAACAGAAAAAGAGTCTTTCAGATAATGGGGTTGATATTCGTGATTTGAAAGTGAGTAGCATGTTTGGTACGGGAACCGCCAGTATTTATGTAGATAAGGACGGAAATAACAGTATTGTGGTAGTACCGGCAGCAAATCAGGAGTGCGATATTGAATATCTGCAAAAAAATGATATGTCCATACAAGAGTGCGATTATGTTATTTTGCAGATGGAGATTCCGTATGATTCCATTAGGTATGCAATAAAACGGGCTAAAGAACTTGGAAAGATTGTTATTCTGAATCCGGCGCCGGCTCCAGAATGTATTTCAGATGAGATGCTGAAGGATGTGGATTACATAACACCTAATGAAACGGAACTTATGAGATTGTCGGGAAAAACCGGGATAGATATGGATGGATTTATCGAAGGAGCGCATAAGCTGCTTCTACGGGGCGTGAAAAATGTACTGGTAACGCTGGGGGAAAAGGGCGCAATGCTGGTAAATAAAGAGAAAGCTTTCGTGTATCCTACAAGAAAGGTTGTACCGGTAGATACAACAGCGGCAGGTGATTGTTTCAATGGAGCATTTGCAGTAGCGCTTTCAGAAGGAAAAGATTTAGGGAAGGCTGTGTGTTTTGCAAATGCGGCATCTTCTGTTGCTGTAACACGAAGCGGGGCACAGACGTCTTTACCGGAACGGGAGGAGGCAGATGAAGCATTTATGACGATGTAG
- a CDS encoding ABC transporter permease — translation MSDVVQSVFSTAFLFSVIRVATPLILASMGAVITSNAGITNIGIEGVMLVSALAGVFASAFGAGPWFGFLVAILTGVLCSLAIGYVSMSLKADSVLTCIAFNTMAVGGTVYFMYAVVRDKGTTIALNSGKLPSVELPIIKDVPILGEFLSNHNVVSYLAIVMVVLVYILLYKTPLGLRIRSAGKAPNALSSVGVSLVRTRYIALGISGILGGMAGAFMSMGYVTWFSKNMTAGRGFIALAADAMGNSTPVGAALSALLFATAEALSYSLQITSIPPELVQMLPYLVTIIGLVAYAARRTALDKRKRELMAK, via the coding sequence ATGTCAGATGTTGTACAGTCCGTTTTTAGCACAGCGTTTCTTTTTTCGGTTATCCGTGTAGCGACGCCTCTGATCCTGGCATCTATGGGTGCGGTGATTACATCGAATGCGGGAATTACTAATATTGGTATTGAAGGTGTCATGTTGGTGTCAGCCCTGGCAGGTGTATTTGCCAGTGCATTTGGGGCGGGTCCATGGTTCGGATTCCTTGTGGCAATTTTGACTGGTGTTTTATGTTCTTTGGCGATTGGTTATGTTTCTATGAGTTTGAAAGCGGACAGCGTATTGACCTGTATTGCATTTAATACCATGGCAGTAGGAGGGACCGTGTATTTTATGTATGCGGTGGTTCGGGATAAAGGCACGACAATTGCGCTCAATTCCGGTAAGCTTCCATCTGTAGAACTTCCGATTATCAAGGATGTTCCGATATTAGGAGAATTTTTATCAAATCACAATGTAGTATCGTATCTTGCAATTGTGATGGTCGTGCTGGTTTATATCCTGTTGTATAAAACCCCCCTGGGACTTCGGATACGATCAGCAGGCAAAGCTCCGAATGCATTGTCTTCCGTAGGCGTCAGCCTGGTAAGAACCAGATATATTGCTCTGGGTATCAGCGGCATCCTGGGAGGTATGGCAGGGGCATTTATGTCTATGGGATATGTAACGTGGTTCTCAAAGAACATGACAGCAGGACGCGGTTTTATTGCCTTGGCGGCAGACGCTATGGGCAATTCTACTCCGGTAGGAGCAGCTTTGTCGGCACTGCTTTTTGCAACGGCAGAAGCGTTGTCCTATTCTTTGCAGATCACATCGATTCCGCCAGAACTGGTGCAGATGCTGCCATATTTAGTAACGATTATCGGTCTGGTCGCATATGCAGCCAGGCGGACTGCTTTAGATAAAAGAAAAAGAGAATTGATGGCAAAATAG
- a CDS encoding nucleoside hydrolase: MVKNVILDIDSVGDDILAVLYGALNPDINLLGITTVNGACGSIEQAVNVALNTVALTGKHIPVYAGAEEMLNPRKTSSDGDPVNFDEELRWKFGSRLDKFNEVAKKPVIEAETMSAVDFLIQSFLEKPGEITLVTTGPLTNIALALIKEPAIAEKIKEAYILGGSFRVAGNITPVTEYNIWADPEAAKIVLNSNMKVTLVPLDVCENNHFADGMLTRDHLSELKYEGKGAVVEYIVEKFPIYIDIWREFFKLGGFPMDDVITLALTVNPELCEYTEPVFVDIELDGELARGQTIAYFGEQIVKNAKKEHRNVRIAKSIQGKRFMDLFVKTIIG; encoded by the coding sequence ATGGTGAAAAATGTAATTTTGGATATCGATTCCGTAGGAGACGACATCCTGGCAGTGCTTTATGGCGCGCTGAATCCGGATATCAATCTGCTTGGAATTACGACTGTAAATGGCGCCTGTGGCAGCATTGAACAGGCGGTTAATGTAGCTTTGAATACGGTAGCGCTTACTGGAAAGCATATTCCGGTTTATGCAGGAGCAGAGGAAATGCTTAATCCCAGAAAGACTTCGTCAGACGGAGATCCAGTGAACTTTGATGAAGAACTGCGCTGGAAATTCGGAAGCCGTCTGGACAAATTCAATGAAGTGGCGAAAAAGCCGGTAATAGAAGCTGAAACCATGTCGGCAGTAGATTTTCTGATCCAGTCTTTTTTGGAAAAGCCAGGAGAGATCACATTAGTGACAACAGGACCACTTACTAATATAGCGCTGGCATTGATTAAGGAACCTGCAATTGCTGAAAAGATAAAGGAAGCATATATTCTGGGTGGATCATTTCGCGTGGCAGGCAATATCACGCCTGTGACAGAATATAACATCTGGGCGGATCCGGAGGCGGCTAAAATCGTGCTGAATTCCAATATGAAAGTCACGCTGGTACCGTTGGATGTATGTGAGAATAACCACTTTGCAGATGGAATGCTGACGCGGGACCATCTGTCAGAACTCAAGTATGAAGGAAAAGGGGCAGTGGTGGAATATATCGTGGAGAAGTTCCCGATTTATATTGATATCTGGCGCGAGTTTTTTAAACTGGGCGGCTTCCCAATGGACGATGTGATTACTTTAGCGCTGACGGTCAATCCGGAACTTTGCGAATATACAGAGCCTGTGTTTGTGGATATTGAACTGGACGGAGAACTGGCAAGAGGACAGACCATTGCGTATTTTGGAGAACAGATAGTAAAAAATGCAAAAAAGGAACACAGGAACGTGAGGATAGCAAAAAGTATTCAGGGAAAACGATTCATGGATCTGTTTGTGAAAACGATTATTGGATAA
- a CDS encoding single-stranded DNA-binding protein, producing the protein MAEKVIENNKVSVIGEIISGFTFSHEVFGEGFYVVDVAVNRLSEQADVIPLMISERLINVQEDYRGCTVEAIGQFRSYNRHEGVKNRLVLSVFVREINFMEEFTDYTKTNQIFLDGYICKEPIYRKTPLGREIADLLLAVNRPYGKSDYIPCIAWGRNARFASSFEVGTRVCVWGRVQSREYTKKLSETECEKRVAYEVSISKLECGDNGDMEE; encoded by the coding sequence ATGGCAGAAAAAGTGATTGAGAACAACAAAGTGAGCGTAATTGGAGAGATTATTTCTGGGTTTACCTTTAGTCACGAGGTATTCGGGGAAGGATTCTATGTGGTAGATGTGGCGGTAAACCGGCTGAGTGAACAGGCGGATGTGATACCGCTTATGATTTCGGAACGTTTGATCAATGTGCAGGAGGATTACCGGGGATGCACTGTGGAGGCGATCGGACAGTTCCGTTCTTATAACCGGCACGAGGGGGTCAAGAACCGTCTGGTGTTGTCGGTATTCGTGCGTGAGATCAATTTTATGGAGGAGTTTACGGATTATACAAAGACCAACCAGATATTCCTGGACGGCTATATCTGTAAGGAGCCGATCTATCGGAAGACCCCGCTGGGGAGAGAGATCGCAGATCTTTTGCTGGCAGTGAACCGGCCTTATGGCAAGTCTGATTACATACCCTGCATCGCGTGGGGACGCAATGCCAGATTCGCTTCCAGCTTTGAGGTGGGAACCCGCGTCTGTGTCTGGGGAAGGGTTCAGAGCCGCGAATACACCAAGAAACTGAGTGAGACGGAGTGCGAGAAGAGGGTGGCGTATGAAGTGTCCATCAGCAAGCTGGAGTGTGGCGACAACGGTGATATGGAGGAATAA
- a CDS encoding ABC transporter permease, protein MRSKKKMTVEQFSVWFEMVRFALAIFIAFAISFIIMSFSTDAPFMAIGNLFVGPLTSVRRFSTVLEVMIPLTFAGLAVNVMFKANQFNLSAEGAFFMGALIAAIIAIYMPGPPLLVIITGMTAAGIVGAMVCAIPGVLKIKWNCSEMVVSLMLNYVMLYLGTYIFNQVARDPDSAYKASYTFREGVNLGNIIPRTRLHAGIFIVAVFVVLTYIFMFKTKWGYKLRMTGSNIHFAKCAGIGVAGVIMSAQLIGGFIAGVGGGTEMLGMYSRFQWSALPGYGFDGVILNILAKENPAYIPVAAFFVAYLRIGADYMYKQSDVASEIVAIIEGLVIVLVAATAFLAKYRHKMTAKVSRNLLETGGAK, encoded by the coding sequence ATGAGATCAAAGAAAAAAATGACGGTGGAGCAATTTAGTGTCTGGTTTGAAATGGTGCGTTTTGCTCTTGCTATCTTCATTGCATTTGCTATTTCTTTTATTATCATGTCATTTTCGACAGATGCGCCGTTCATGGCTATCGGCAATCTGTTTGTAGGACCACTGACCTCGGTCAGGCGGTTCAGTACGGTCTTAGAGGTCATGATACCCCTGACTTTTGCAGGGTTGGCTGTTAATGTGATGTTTAAAGCGAACCAGTTTAATCTGTCGGCGGAAGGCGCATTTTTTATGGGGGCTCTGATTGCTGCAATTATTGCAATTTACATGCCGGGACCTCCTCTTCTGGTGATCATCACAGGAATGACAGCAGCTGGGATTGTAGGAGCAATGGTATGTGCAATTCCAGGTGTGCTGAAAATAAAATGGAACTGTAGCGAAATGGTGGTTTCCCTGATGTTAAACTATGTGATGTTATATTTGGGCACTTATATTTTTAATCAGGTGGCAAGAGATCCGGATTCGGCATACAAGGCATCCTACACATTTCGTGAAGGCGTGAATCTTGGAAATATTATTCCCAGGACCCGTCTTCATGCAGGTATTTTCATTGTGGCGGTTTTTGTTGTTTTGACTTACATATTTATGTTTAAAACGAAATGGGGTTATAAACTGAGGATGACAGGCAGTAATATTCACTTTGCAAAATGCGCGGGTATAGGTGTTGCCGGTGTTATCATGAGCGCTCAGTTGATCGGAGGTTTTATTGCCGGCGTTGGAGGCGGTACGGAAATGCTGGGAATGTACTCACGATTCCAATGGTCTGCTTTGCCAGGTTATGGTTTTGACGGAGTCATTTTAAATATTCTTGCAAAGGAAAACCCTGCATATATTCCGGTGGCAGCCTTTTTTGTGGCGTATCTGCGTATTGGTGCTGATTATATGTATAAACAGTCTGATGTTGCTTCTGAGATTGTAGCAATTATTGAAGGATTGGTGATTGTCCTGGTGGCAGCTACCGCCTTTCTTGCAAAATACCGTCACAAGATGACGGCAAAGGTATCCAGAAATTTGTTGGAGACAGGGGGTGCGAAATAA
- a CDS encoding cob(I)yrinic acid a,c-diamide adenosyltransferase gives MSTGKIEVICGNNGSGKTALALGRALQALTRQKSVIVIQFLKGNQKQEDLAVIKRLEPELKIFRFEKAGCYFEHLSAEEQQEERINILNGLNYAKKVMTTGECDLLVLDEALGLVDQGIISAGELIALLDCRDEADVVLTGQVLPDSVREIADQVERVEIQVDNRRS, from the coding sequence ATGAGTACAGGAAAAATAGAAGTTATCTGCGGGAATAACGGCTCGGGCAAGACTGCTCTTGCACTGGGAAGGGCACTGCAGGCCCTGACAAGGCAAAAGAGCGTGATCGTCATCCAGTTTTTGAAGGGAAACCAGAAACAGGAGGACTTGGCTGTTATCAAGCGCCTGGAACCGGAGCTGAAGATATTCCGGTTTGAAAAGGCCGGCTGTTATTTTGAACATCTGTCGGCGGAAGAACAGCAGGAGGAACGGATCAATATCCTCAACGGACTGAACTATGCCAAAAAGGTAATGACCACGGGCGAATGTGACCTGCTGGTCCTGGATGAGGCGCTGGGGCTGGTTGACCAGGGGATCATCAGCGCCGGGGAGCTGATAGCTCTGCTGGACTGCCGGGATGAGGCGGATGTGGTCCTGACAGGACAGGTGCTTCCGGATTCCGTGAGGGAGATCGCAGATCAGGTAGAGCGGGTTGAGATTCAAGTTGACAACCGCCGCAGTTGA
- a CDS encoding YitT family protein, translating to MKKDHLALRVLVAVIGLMISGVGVGIFLYSQLGVDPASVLELGLGNVFHVSYGTASALTNIVILGIVFFVDKSYINLSSVLAIFGIGYTADFTSFVLDHFIRGELDLVVRIVMILVGCLIMAIGIATYIRAELGVGAIDLVSEIISAKLHRSYRMVRIVGDISFVVIGFFLGGTVGIGTVVAAFMTGPAVQFVRPYVYLLTDKMLGDSATA from the coding sequence GTGAAAAAAGATCATTTAGCGCTGCGGGTTTTAGTAGCGGTTATCGGACTTATGATAAGTGGTGTAGGGGTAGGCATCTTCCTTTATAGTCAGTTGGGAGTGGACCCAGCCAGCGTTTTGGAACTGGGACTTGGCAATGTATTTCATGTCAGTTATGGTACGGCGTCGGCATTGACAAATATTGTGATCTTGGGAATTGTGTTTTTTGTGGATAAATCCTACATCAATTTATCTTCTGTACTGGCTATTTTCGGAATTGGATATACGGCCGATTTCACCAGCTTTGTGCTGGATCATTTTATTAGGGGAGAATTGGATTTGGTTGTCCGGATTGTTATGATTTTAGTCGGCTGTCTTATCATGGCTATAGGAATAGCAACTTATATCCGTGCAGAACTGGGAGTGGGGGCAATAGACCTGGTATCGGAAATTATCAGTGCCAAACTTCATCGTTCATACAGAATGGTTCGTATTGTGGGAGATATCTCATTTGTTGTCATCGGTTTTTTCCTGGGAGGGACTGTTGGAATCGGAACTGTGGTAGCTGCATTTATGACCGGACCGGCAGTGCAATTTGTAAGACCATACGTTTATCTGCTGACGGATAAAATGCTTGGTGATTCGGCAACAGCATAA
- a CDS encoding BMP family ABC transporter substrate-binding protein yields the protein MKKWMVLGLAGMMAMGLTACGSEKAADKAPSKSENTAQADSDSTADAAQQKAILIVNGNLGDLGFFDSANAGMQRLKNELGMGIQVIETGDDESKWESALADAAEEDVDYVIAVSPSMVEPMQNIAPQYPEKKFLMMDNTVDFESGDYGNVYCATFKQNEGSFLAGAVAATMAKENGKLGFVGGMDIPPINDFLVGYIEGALAVNPDIKVTATYPGDYYDPAKGKEHGIVLLNQGVEVMFAAAGPTGLGVIEAAADAGKYIIGVDSDQSAAYTANGDQKTADHIVTSMMKNVGDAIFRAVQLDQEGKLPLGSSESLGIAEGGVGLAKNDVYNNTLTDEEKAAIDAIEEKVISGDIKVSTAIGMTTEELDSLRNSVAP from the coding sequence ATGAAAAAATGGATGGTATTGGGACTGGCTGGAATGATGGCAATGGGACTTACTGCATGTGGTTCCGAAAAGGCTGCGGATAAGGCGCCATCAAAAAGTGAGAACACAGCTCAGGCGGATTCAGACAGTACAGCAGATGCAGCACAGCAGAAAGCAATTTTGATTGTAAATGGAAATCTTGGAGATTTGGGTTTTTTTGATTCGGCTAATGCGGGAATGCAGCGGTTGAAAAATGAACTGGGCATGGGAATTCAGGTAATAGAAACGGGGGATGATGAATCTAAATGGGAATCTGCTCTTGCAGATGCGGCTGAGGAGGATGTAGATTATGTGATTGCAGTTTCTCCTTCTATGGTGGAGCCGATGCAGAATATTGCCCCGCAGTATCCGGAGAAAAAGTTTTTGATGATGGATAATACCGTCGATTTTGAGAGCGGCGACTATGGAAATGTTTATTGTGCAACATTTAAGCAGAATGAGGGATCGTTCCTGGCAGGTGCGGTTGCAGCAACTATGGCAAAGGAGAATGGTAAACTGGGCTTTGTAGGTGGTATGGATATCCCTCCGATTAATGATTTTCTGGTAGGCTATATCGAAGGTGCGCTGGCAGTAAATCCTGATATCAAAGTGACTGCAACTTATCCTGGTGATTACTATGATCCGGCAAAGGGAAAAGAGCATGGTATCGTGTTGCTGAATCAGGGGGTAGAGGTGATGTTTGCAGCTGCCGGTCCTACCGGTTTGGGCGTGATTGAGGCAGCAGCAGATGCTGGAAAATATATTATTGGTGTGGATTCCGATCAGTCCGCAGCCTATACAGCTAATGGTGACCAGAAAACTGCTGATCACATTGTGACTTCCATGATGAAAAATGTAGGTGATGCTATCTTTAGAGCCGTTCAGCTGGATCAGGAGGGGAAACTTCCTTTGGGCAGTTCTGAAAGCCTTGGAATTGCAGAAGGTGGTGTGGGTCTTGCCAAGAACGACGTATATAATAATACACTGACTGATGAGGAGAAAGCCGCGATTGATGCGATTGAGGAGAAAGTTATTTCCGGAGATATTAAAGTCAGTACGGCTATCGGAATGACAACAGAAGAATTAGACAGCTTAAGAAACAGCGTAGCGCCGTAA